Below is a genomic region from Ictalurus punctatus breed USDA103 chromosome 12, Coco_2.0, whole genome shotgun sequence.
GTATGACATgccgttttgtgtgtgtgtgtgtgagagagaacgtTGAATGAGAAGTAAAATGACACGCACTCAGGCGTGTAGGCGACTGTGTAACCTCTCTGTCACACACCTACTGTCAGTGGGTCAGACGTTCAGACTCTCGCGCTCGGGTCGCCGCTAACCATCTCTGCTCGCGTACACAGCTTTCACTGGACGTTAAAACCGCTCCACAAACACTTCAGCGGCTGGAGTAATAGAGCTGGTTATTCTACGACGTGTAGACACACGATCTGAATACGTCAGTGAAAAGAAAGCCTTTCTGATGTCGGTGTGTTCTAAATGTAAACCGTACGTGCATGTGCAGTGAAATGCCGTTCGGAGGATTAAGGATTgtggtgaagtgtgtgtgtgtgtgtggtttcatttttagttttgtttagaTTCAGGTTTAAGATTGTTGTAGGTTAGCTGGAAGTCTTTATATAAACTTGGACTGCTTTAGTGTATTTTGGAGGGTTTTATGTGCGCTTGCACAGTGGGATATTTTTTGGTCTCGTGTGTTAGCTGTGAGAGTGCGTTGTGCTAGCCTGGAATGTTGTAGTTTAGCCTGGAGTGTGTTGTGCTAGCCTGGAATGTTGTAGTTTAGCCTGGAGTGTGTTGTGCTAGCCTGGAATGTTGTAGTTTAGCCTGGAGTGTGTTGTGCTAGCCTGGAATGTTGTAGTTTAGCCTGGAGTGTGTTGTGCTAGCCTGGAATGTTGTAGTTTAGCCTGGAGTGTGTTGTGCTAGCCTGGAATGTTGTAGTTTAGCCTGGAGTGTGTTGTGCTAGCCTGGAATGTTGTAGTTTAGCCTGGAGTGTGTTGTGCTAGCCTGGAATGTTGTAGTTTAGCCTGGAGTGTGTTGTGCTAGCCTGGAATGTTGTAGTTTAGCCTGGAATGTTGTAGTTTAGCCTGGAATGTTGTAGTTTAGCCTGGAGTGCGTTGTGCTAGCCTGGAATGTTGTAGTTTAGCCTGGAATGTTGTAGTTTAGCCTGGAGTGTGTTGTGCTAGCCTGGAATGTTGTAGTTTAGCCTGGAATGTTGTAGTTTAGCCTGGAATGTTGTAGTTTAGCCTGGAGTGCGTTGTGCTAGCCTGGAATGTTGTAGTTTAGCCTGGAATGTTGTAGTTTAGCCTGGAGTGTGTTGTGCTAGCCTGGAATGTTGTAAATTAGCCTGGAGTGTGTTCTGCTAGCCTGGAATATTGTAGTTTAGCCTGGAATTTGTTGTGCTAGTCTAGAATATTGTAGTTTAGCCTGGAGTTTGTTGTGCTAGTCTAGAATATTGTAGTTTAGCCTGGAGTTTGTTGTGCTAGTCTAGAATATTGTAGTTTAGCCTGGAGTGTGTTGTGCTAGCCTGGAATGTTGTAAATTAGCCTGGAGTGTGTTCTGCTAGCCTGGAATATTGTAGTTTGGCCTGGAGTTTGTTGTGCTAGCCTGGAATATTGTAGTTTAGTCTGGAGTTTGTTGTGCTAGTCTAGAATATTGTAGTTTGGCCTGGAGTTTGTTGTGCTAGTCTAGAATATTGTAGTTTAGCCTGGAGTTTGTtgtgctctggataagggcgtctgccaaatgccataaatgtaaatgtaaattagtgCCTGTGTGGATTGTCATAACGGTTTGACTGCTGTCAATGAAAGAAGTAACAAAACAAGGGGCAAGGGTGGAATAAGGGGAAAAACGACAGAAAGGAAAATAAGAGAGTTTTCCCCACAGCCTCTACACTGTACACCAGTACACAGGCTTTGCTAGCCGGACAGCCAGTGTGCTGTATTTCCATTGTACTGTTGGAATGCAACGTTCTCAGTTTCCTGCAGTGGAATACTCGAGGTTGTGTATTACGGTGAATAAGATCACGGCTGTGACGATCTGCTTAGCTTCAGCCTGTGACCGTGACCAAATCAGAACTGTGATAACATACCAACTTCTGCacatattgtatttatataaatattatatttatagtatatactagataaatatattataaaaacatatatttatatatttcacctctatatctttctctctctaatgCAGAGGTGTCCCCAGTCTTGGCGGGATTTCTTGGTGCGGGAGTTCTGGTCGTCACGGTGACGGTGGCCATCTTCCTATGGACTTTCTGCCAGCGTCAGTATCGCAGAATGACGTTTAAGTTGAGCAACGGCCCGTTCGACTCGCCCACCGACCCGCCGTTAAAGTTCATCCACATGCTCAAGGGCATCAGTATCTACCCCGAGACCCTCAGCAACGCCAACAAGATTATACGAGTGGGCCGGAGGTCATCGGCATGGCAACGGAACCACGACTCTGACGTTGAGGGTCACGCGCATTTGCAGATGAACCACCTGGTACCGCCGAAACTGGAGCGAGCGCTGCCAATCCGGGCCAATTACTGCTGTTCTGAGAGCAGCAGCTGCGAATCGGCCAGTAAGACCCCGACTCCCTTCAGCCTCGAATCGCCCTCATTGGGCACCCTAGATCTCGCCATTGACTACAACTTCCCCAAAAAGGCGCTGGTGGTGACGATCGTAGGTGCACGAGGTCTCCCGGCCATTAACGAGCAGACGGGCAGCTCGGACCCGTACGTGAAGATGAGCATCTTGCCCGAGAAGAAGCACCACGTAAAGACCCGCGTGATGAGGAACACCCTGGAGCCGTCGTTCGATGAGACCTTCACCTTCTACGGCGTTTCCTTCAGCGCACTGGCTGACCTCACACTGCACTTCCTGGTGCTGAGCTTCGACCGCTTTGCCCGCGATGACGTGATCGGAGAGGCGTTGGTGTCGCTGTCGGGGGTCGAGCTTAGCGCAGGCAAAGTGCACATCAGCCAGCAGATCACCAAGAGGAACGTACAGGTGAGACGGAACACAGCGACACTAGCGCGATTGGTTAGTGTTGTAGGCGATCCTGGAGTGACGCAGTGCACCTAGCCGCGATGTACATAAGTTGTATGTCGGCTTGGACTGTTGTAGGTTAGCTTTGAAAACTGTAGGTAAATTTGGAGCGGTGTATATGAGGAGTTTTAGGTAGGTTAGCTTGGAGTATTACGCTGTATCACGTTGTAGTTTCCTTTGGAGTGTTACGGGTTAGCCTAGAGCGCTCTACGTTAACCTGAATTGTTGTAGTGTATTTTGAGCTGTTGCGGAATACGTGGCGCGTCGTAGTTCATATCGGATTGTTGTAGTTTATATTGGCTGGTTGTAGTGTATATCGGAATGACGCTGTTTATATCGGAAAGTTGTGTTTAATATCGGACGGCTGTAGTTCCGATTAGAATGATCTAgttttgtaatgaaatgttGTAGTTTACTGTACGTTGGAGTTTATGTGGCATTTTGGTTTGCGGTGGTTGTCGTTTAGGTTGGAGTAATGTAGTTGAGCTTGGAATGTGGTAGTTTACTCTGGAATGTCTATAGTGGAGTGCTGTAGTTTATACCGGTGCGTTGTAGTTTAGTTTAGAATGCTGCTTTTTAGCTTAGAACGTTGTAGGTTATATTGGAGTGTCGTAGTTTATGTTGgaaagttgtatttaatatcGGCGCGCTGTAGTGCAGCTCTGATGTTGTAGTGCGTATAGAAACGTTTGCAGGTTGCATTCTTTTAGTTTATACTGGAATGTTGTAGTTTACGttggaatgtttttgtttatactgGAGTGAATTACTTTAGCTTTTGAATTTTAGGTTAGAATGTTGTAGTTTACATAGGAGTGTTGCAGGCCATACTGGAATGTTGTAGTTTAAGTTGGTATCGATGTAGTTTGACTTGTAATTGTTGAATTGTAATAGtttatattgtaatgttttggTTTAGCCTGGAATATTGTAGTTTACCCTGGGGATGTCGTAGTTTATATTGTAATGATCTAGTTTAGCTGGGAATGTTGTAGTTTATATTGTAATGATCTAGTTTAGCTGGGAATGTTgtagtttatattttaatattttggttTAGCTTGGAATATTGTAGtttatattgtaatgttttggTTTAGCTGGGAATGTTGTAGTTCAGCTGGGGATGTGGTAGTTTATGTGGTAATGTTTTGGTTTAGCTGGGAATGTTGTAGTTCAGCTGGGGATGTGGTAGTTTATATGGTAATGTTTTGGTTTGGCTTGGAATGTTGTAGTTTAGCTGGGGATGTGGTAAtttatattgtaatgttttggTTTAGCTGGGAATGTTGTAGtttatattgtaatgttttggTTTAGCTGGGAATGTTGTAGTTTAGCTGGGGATGTGGTAGtttatattgtaatgttttggTTTAGCTGGGAATGTTGTAGtttatattgtaatgttttggTTTAGCTGGGAATGTTGTAGTTTAGCTGGGAATATTGTAGtttatattgtaatgttttggTTTAGCTGGGAATGTTGTAGTTTAGCTGGGAATATTGTAGtttatattgtaatgttttggTTTAGCTGGGAATGTTGTAGTTCAGCTGGGGATGTGGTAGtttatattgtaatgttttggTTTAGCTGGGAATGTTGTAGtttatattgtaatgttttggTTTAGCTGGGAATGTTGTAGTTTAGCTGGGAATATTGTAGtttatattgtaatgttttggTTTAGCTGGGAATGTTGTAGTTTAGCTGGGAATATTGTAGtttatattgtaatgttttggTTTAGCTGGGAATGTTGTAGTTCAGCTGGGGATGTGGTAGtttatattgtaatgttttggTTTGGCTTGGAATGTTGTAGTTTAGCTGGGGAATGCGGTAGtttatattgtaatgttttggTTTAGCTGGGAATATTGTAGTTTAGCTGGGGATGTGGTAGtttatattgtaatgttttggTTTAGCTGGGAATGTTGTAGtttatattgtaatgttttggTTTAGCTGGGAATGTTGTAGtttatattgtaatgttttggTTTAGCTGGGAATGTTGTAGtttatattgtaatgttttggTTTAGCTGGGAATGTTGTAGTTTATATTGGAATGTTGTAGTTTAGCTGGGGATGTGGTAGtttatattgtaatgttttggTTTAGCTGGGAATGTTGTAGtttatattgtaatgttttggTTTAGCTGGGAATGTTGTAGtttatattgtaatgttttggTTTAGCTGGGAATGTTGTAGTTTATATTGGAATGTTGTAGTTTAGCTGGGGATGTGGTAGtttatattgtaatgttttggTTTAGCTGGGAATGTCGTAGTTCAGCTGGGGATGTGGTAGTTTATGTGGTAATGTTTTGGTTTAGCTGGGAATGTTGTAGtttatattgtaatgttttggTTTAGCTGGGAATGTTGTAGtttatattgtaatgttttggTTTAGCTGGGAATGTCGTAGTTCAGCTGGGGATGTGGTAGTTTATGTGGTAATGTTTTGGTTTAGCTGGGAATATTGTAGTTCAGCTGGGGATGTGGTAGtttatattgtaatgttttggTTTAGCTGGGAATATTGTAGtttatattgtaatgttttggTTTAGCTGGGAATGTTGTAGtttatattgtaatgttttggTTTAGCTGGGAATATTGTAGtttatattgtaatgttttggTTTAGCTGGGAATATTGTAGtttatattgtaatgttttggTTTAGCTGGGAATGTTGTAGTTCAGCTGGGGATGTGGTAGtttatattgtaatgttttggTTTAGCTGGGAATGTCGTAGTTCAGCTGGGGATGTGGTAGTTTATGTGGTaatgttttgcttttgtgtgGAGGATTGCACTTTGGGGTGTTGGGTGTTTGTTTCAGAGTGCTGATGTTTATTTTGTAACGTTGTATTCAAGCTTGGAGCGCTGTGCTTTATGTCtgactgatgtgttttatttcgCAGTGTTGTAGTTTGGCCTGGACAgatgtagtgttttttttttttttttttttttttttttgtagtataGTAATTTTCTTAAAGAATGTAATTGTATTTTGTATCGGAACATCGTGTGTTTAAACCTTTTGTAGAATATTTTAAAGAGTTGTAGATCAGACTGCTGTCAACTGATTCGGAGTCTTGGACTTCAGCTGGCGGGGATGCAGTTCAGCTGTCGCGCTGTACAGAGCAATAGTGACACAGCTAATTAGAAAAACAAATACTTAATGGAACAGAGACCAAGACGTGGTTCGGATggttgtttagtttaattctgGTAGGTTTTACCGGAGTAACGTTTATAAGAGAATGAATGCTCTGTAAGAGAAGACAGgggacactgtactgtactgaactgaagGTAGTTTTTATACATTGTTCTTGTCGTATTTGACATTGTCCTGTGTGTATTATTGAATGTGTGGATGTTCACAGGATGCTAACGGAGTAGCCAGTCAGGCAGATGACGATGCAGGATGAGCTAATGGTGGGAAGAAGTCTCTGGAGAGAAGTTTTAAAATAGCCTGTGATGGACATGGGGGAAAGAAAACGGCGTCGGACCGAGAGCGAtaatgattgattttttttcagagcTGTTATCGGCATGTTAAGAATTGCTATAATAAATGCTCAGGTGATTAAAGAATGTATGTTTACAGCCTTGCGGTAGAGTCCAGTTATGATAAATCATGCTATAAATGGATATGtttatgttacattttttttcttcttccgaAAAAACACAGCATGAATGCTCTCCTGATATACGTGCCTTCGTACTGATATCAGAGCTGCGTAACTGATGAGAGTGCGTATTGATCCAGCTTCGTTCAAGCAATATTACTGTAaggagagggagtgtgtgtctCTAAAGGTGTGTATTATCTCTGGATTTGGAGGACATCTGAGCCTCCATCCGGAAGCCAGTACTTAAATAGGCAAGACGTCACTTTTAcacaagcgcgcacacacacacacacacacacacacacatcgataCAGCCATTCCGACCATcgccgttatagaaaataatgCGATTTCTTGTTTATTCGATTTTCGTCCCGTCTCGTGGCCTGATCGCGTCTTACGTAACGAGCAATCAGTGCCGGAGGTTTTAACTGTCACAGAAGAGCATCATGGGAGATTAGCTGTCATCTTCAGTAAAACCATTGCATCATGGAGGATGTAGTCCGTAATCCCATCGTCTGGTGCGGCGGGTTGTTCAGGAACTGTGGACCACAATAGGCTCTTATTTGCAGGCATATAAGGTCATGAATCagctgtacaaacacacacacacacccagtatGAGATTTaaacgtgtgtgcgtgtgtgtgatgggcTTAGGTTAAAGCTTAAGTAAATGCTACACAGATCAAATGTTCACATGGCCAAGTGAGCAGAATTGTAatattagaaataaaataataaccgTGACACAAAATCAGACGTCCACGACGTTTCCTTTTACCCTGGCTGAGAAGCTTTAATCGGAATTAACCTCTGTTAGGTTTTATacaatatgacaaaaacataTCGGGCATTTCTGTCACGCCCAGGATGTACGGTATATGTACACGATACGTGTCATGATGTATAGGTTTGTTCACAAACTGCCAGCGTTAccgtaaaaaataaataaataaatcacgaTGTCcatgatatctcagaaaagcatGTTGGGACATCATTGACATTGAGattgatattatattatcatatcGCCCAGCTCTGTTTAACGGTGCGATTTTCTGCCgtaatgtttgcttgtttaggTTTGCCGTGCACTTACATACCTAACCTAACCAGTTTAGCATCATTCAGGCTACATGCCTGGGtcgacacacactcactcaaaaCGCCATCTCATACGAGAGCAGAATAAGTCCGTGCTGTACGTATAcgttacagtgccctccactaataagagtgaaaagggtgccaataattgttgcacacctatacgTAGCCATTTTTTGGTGATTTGTTTGAGAtccgtgagagcagagtatttttgtgaatgtttttgacaatttttcacagcacgtccttgctcatatttaccaagggtgccaatattatcgGAGGAGGACACTGTAGGTCTGTACGTACAGACGGCTGACGaattaaaggggggggggggggagacccCTGAGTAAACGAGCGCATAGACGCGAGAGGTGATCCTCGAGACGGCCGAACTGGCTGGTGTTTGGCTCCTGGCgggcgtggtctcttccaggatgactccgccccccgTCCAGACGGCACTGAATGGTGCGATGAGGATGAGGACGAGGATTAAAATGTCGTACATCATACtgtatgctatggccttcatatacaccagatctcaaccctgTTGAACACCTGTGAGAGATTTATAAGCGACGTGTTAGACCGCATCATCGCGCCGTCATCGCCATTACGTCGCCATCACCACGAGACCTGTAGAGTCTTACCGAAGCTGTTCAGGTGGCTCGTGGTGGCCGAACACCTTCCTAACACACCTTATGTCGGTCCGTGTATATATAAGATGGCCGGTGTCGTCTCAAGATGGCGGCCGTTACTGTTTTTAGCTCTGGACGTCCTGTTATTCATAGCTTGAGGTGAGTGAGTGGCGCAGTACTAAACTGGTTCCCTCTGTAATCTGGAAGGGAGAAAACGAAATCTCCTAAGATGAAAGCGAGAGCAAGGGGAGTAGATGCTGAAGACAGATGGAGCAGGGACGGTTATGTGACTCTAAACAGAGAAGGTGCGATTCGGCAGAGCCGCACGTTAATCTCCGTGGAGGATTTCTCAGTGCCGGAGAAAGCGACTGAagaccgattttttttttttttttaaaaatcagagaAGCAAGTCGTTATACCACATTAGGATGAATcaggatgaataataataataataataaacgtaaTTGCTTCAAATTTAGCGATTACCCACGGCGACATTGAATTCTCGACTCTGATTGGCCGGGAGGTGTTGATTTTAAATCgggtttaaatgtgttttatattcATGGGCGTGGCCTGAAACACGGTCCGTCCTGCAGTGACGACTCCTTCACGGAGACTCGTGTCACAGACGCTCTAAGGCGAGTGATGGAAGAATATACCGTGTGTTTAACAACGAAAAGCGTTTTTGAACGCGTTAAAGCGTTTGCTTTTGTAGGCTTTAAATGAACAGTTTTGTTAACAAACACGGTGTGTCGTAGAAGTGTATTTAAGCGCCGTGACTCAGTGTTTCTGTTACATCGCTCACCCCTGGCGGTGCGTTTTCACCTACAGTGTCGTCGTTCATTCGGACAGCGTAGAAATACGACTGTAGAGAAGTGATTCTACGCCCACACCCGACCCTGAGCTTATCCTCGGTGACCGAGCTCTTTCAGTGAAAGCTGTacttttggttaaaaaaataataaaataaatgatagaaagaaagaaaaggaaaaagcagTTTTCCACATGGACATCAGCCAGGTGTTCTGACCAGGCCATATCCTTCACACGTTCCCAGTATTAGGAGGACTTCTAGTTCCCGTGTGAAGATcaaaacagagagaaagtgtCTGCTTCGAGTTCAAGATCGGCTCCAGGCTGCCTCCCACGGTCAGTCGCCATGGTGATAACCAGAAGTAGCCCTGGAGTCCtcagaataaagagagagagagagagagagagagagagagagagagagagagagatggatgaagtggatggaggaggaggaaggagagagagagagggagagagagagagagatgaagtggatggaggaggaaggagagagagagagagagatgaagtggatggaggaggaaggagagagagagagatgaagtggatggaggaggaaggagagagagagagatgaagtggatggaggaggaaggagagagagagagagggatggaggaggaaggagagagagagagatgaagtggatggaggaggaaggagagagagagagatgaagtggatggaggaggaaggagagagagagagagagggatggaggaggaaggagagagagagatgaagtggatggaggaggaaggagagagagagggagggatggaggaggaaagagagagagagatgaagtggatggaggaggagagagagagagagagagagagagatgaagtggatggaggaggaaggagagagagagagagagagagagagagagatgaagtggatggaggaggaaggagagagagagagagagagatgaagtggatggaggaggaaggagagagagagagagagagggagagagatgaagtggatggaggaggaaggaggagtaaagagagagagaggtgaagtggatggaggaggaaggagagagagagagagagagagagagagagagagagagagaggattgaCTACATacagagggaggaggagggagaagagCAATAAAGATGGTAAGAGATAAAGAGAATGGACTAAACATTCAGGGAAGGAGGGATGAAGAGCaggagtgaaaaagagagagagtatgatGAAGACGGTGGaataaatagagagagggagagagagagagagagagagagagagagtatgaactaaatagagagaaaaggaaagatgaAGAGACTGAAATAAACAGAGTGAGAAGGTGGAATAAAAAgcagcacacagagagagagagaggggggggggttaaactatacagtatacagaGGGAATGAGGGATAAGGAGCaataaagagagagtgtgtgtgtgtgtgtgtgtgtgtgtgaggcaaacTTTTTATAGCGTCTTCTCAGACTGTGGAACAAACGACCGTTGTGCTCGAGTACAAGATGTCCAACTTTCGCTCTCTGATATTCCGTAACTAGGCGTGATTCTAGGCCCTTAGGTCTCTGGtgcctgacctctgacctctgccCTCTGTCCCTGCAGTGCGGGAGACGCGGTGAGCTGCTGGTGTCTCTGTCCTACCATCCTGCAACTCACAGACTGAACGTGGTGGTGCTCAAAGCCAAACATCTTCCCACCATGGACATCACCAGCCTGCCCGGCAGTGAgtactcgcgcacacacacacacacacacacacacactctctcacacacacacacacacacacacacactctcacacacacacacacacacacacacacacacacacacactctcacacacacacacacacacacacacacactctcacacacacacacacacacacacacacacacgcgcggaTGAACACCGACCTCTTGTTTGACCATCCTTCTCCTCTCGCTTCCCCTCACAGACCCGTACGTGAAGGTGAACGTGTTCTACGGCCGCAGACGCATCGCCAAGAAGAAGACGCACGTGAAGAAGTGCACGCTGGAGCCCGTCTTTAACGAGTCGTTCGTGTACGACGTTCCCGCCGAGCTCATGGCCGACGTCTCCATCGAGTTCCTGCTCATCGACTTCGACCGcaccgccaagaacaccgtcgTGGGCCGTCTGGTGCTGGGGGGTCAGAGCCCGACGCCGTCCGGCGTCACACACTGGAGGGAAGTGTGCGACAACCCGCGGCGGCAGATCGCCAAGTGGCACAACCTGTCCGAGTTCTAACGCTCCACATCACTTCCCCTTCATCCCTTAACGATAAAGATAGCAACCCGTCTGTTACCCTTCTCTCATGTAGGTGTATCCTAGCCTgaatacacgtgtgtgtgtgtgtgtgtgtgtgtgtgtggctgtcaAGAAGCAGCCTAAAGACCGTAATTGGGCCCTGCAGTAACCCAAGGCACGATTTTACTTGAACAACGCCTGCGTTTCATTCGGACCGAGGCCGCCCACGTAGGCTCCGCCTCCCTGCACCGCTTGTGCTCCTGTTTTGGAAGACGGACTCGAGGACCGCCGTCTACCTGTCGAAGGTCCCTTATTTCGGACAGCCGAAGAAAAACATCACGGACTTAATTCCGATCTGTGTCTCCGATCTCGTCTAGCGCCACAACCTGTGATAAAACGTCAGCTCGTCATTATCACCAATCATCTCCACGATCCAAACGTGTAACGTCAGCACACGCCTGCTTTCGGAAGAGTCGCAACGGACGTCCACTGATCGAATGAATTCGGCTtcgcaaaaaacaaaaacaaacgatgGTCCGGCAAATATTCCTCTGTTCGGATTGCATCCTCCGGCTGATGAAGCAGAAGAAGACGCTACGCCCTGCAGGAGCGCTTCGGATCCATCCGGACGGGGACGTCGAGGCAGAAAGTCTCCGAAATGTCCGACGATGGAGCGTGAAATCCTGAACATTGGTTAGAGTGAATGCTTATGAGTTGTGTAACGTGCACACGTCAGTTCGCCAGTCACGTGGCGTTTGTGTTTACGTTAAATTACGCTAATGAGAAAGATCAGCCTGACGTAATTAAATCACGGACATCGTGAGGTAATACGCAAACGCTCGTTATTGTTTATGAAGATTTGTTCGTTTCTTCGCATTGAGTCCTGATGGGAATTTTTGCTTAAAGAGCACCTGTTACGGTTTTTCAAATACTCccgttcatgtagtgtgttatatacggAGCGGttcgtgaatgtaaaaacgtctgcgaagtttcaaaaatcaaagcgcacgacgaacggagttatcgactcccaaaagaaggaatcgattctgaacagctgaatcgactcgttagtgattccacactttacttcctgtactaacctacgtaggttcgtaacaaaaaaccccgcctctggtcttcatcgtctgctcgctgacagcggtagacccatcacgacagactgggaccaatctgaccaatcagagcagagtatgctctctgaaaggaggagtttagaacgaatcctttagaacggatcatttaacgagtcgtttgtgacactggggggaaaacggtaacgctgcagtttaaatcatgagcacgttaaagcgttttttgacctcggatgcacgtaaatctatcgtatgagagctttaaaacaaaattaggcacgtttcaaatccataataggtgcgctttaaataaTTAGAGACATCATGACAACTT
It encodes:
- the syt11a gene encoding synaptotagmin-11a, translated to MAEIASLSPAYEVSPVLAGFLGAGVLVVTVTVAIFLWTFCQRQYRRMTFKLSNGPFDSPTDPPLKFIHMLKGISIYPETLSNANKIIRVGRRSSAWQRNHDSDVEGHAHLQMNHLVPPKLERALPIRANYCCSESSSCESASKTPTPFSLESPSLGTLDLAIDYNFPKKALVVTIVGARGLPAINEQTGSSDPYVKMSILPEKKHHVKTRVMRNTLEPSFDETFTFYGVSFSALADLTLHFLVLSFDRFARDDVIGEALVSLSGVELSAGKVHISQQITKRNVQCGRRGELLVSLSYHPATHRLNVVVLKAKHLPTMDITSLPGNPYVKVNVFYGRRRIAKKKTHVKKCTLEPVFNESFVYDVPAELMADVSIEFLLIDFDRTAKNTVVGRLVLGGQSPTPSGVTHWREVCDNPRRQIAKWHNLSEF